The sequence below is a genomic window from Nicotiana tomentosiformis chromosome 6, ASM39032v3, whole genome shotgun sequence.
tgagcagctccaacatGGCCATATGTTAGTGactgactatgaggcgagattctctgagttgtctcgtcatacacttatgatacttcTGACTAATGCAGAGAGAGCGCGGAGGTTTGTTGCAAGATTGCACTCTACCAGCTAGGCCACtgtggcccgagaggttgagatgggcacttcttacgagctagttgtagatatagctcggaggatcgagggcgCACGTCAGCGTGCTCGGGAGCAGGCTATGAGGGATACGCGGTTTTGGTATTCCGGAGAGTTCAGTAGAGCCCCGGCTGGGGGCATGGGTGAGTTTGTGAGAGGTCAGTCTAGCAAGCctacatatccagcaccgccgcctcctcggggtgctccagtgcgaccttattttagtgccgtgccagagagttcttaccgcctgCCAGCTCTTCAGGGatcctctagtgggtattcaggccatcggGGTCAGGCTTTTGGTCATCAGTCCGCAGTTCTGAGAGGTTGTTATGAATGTGGGGATCCTagccacatgaagaggttttaTCCTAGACttcagggcaaggcagtgcagcggGGACACCAGTCTATAATTACAGTACCAGCTGCCCCATCAGCCGTCCgaccgcccagaggcggaggtcaggtgggtaggggccgtcctagaggtggaggtcagacaggaGAAGGCCAGTCaagtggcgctccagctagattctatgcttttccggctagaccagatgcagtggcctcagatgccgtgatcacatgtattatttctgtttgcggtagGGAaacttcggtactatttgatccagggtataCCTATTTGTATGTTTCatatttgtttgctcatttcctgggtgtttctcgggagtccttgggtactcctgtttatgtgtccactccagtgggcaattttgttgttgtggatcggatctaccagTCCTGCATTGTTAATTTCTATGGTTATAAGAcccgagcggatcttctgttgcttgatatgatcgaatttgaggtcatcctgggaatggattggttatctccatatcacgccatccttcattgccatgccaagactgttaccctGGGGATGCCAGAGGTTCCtaaattggagtggaagggttcgtctgtcagtacacctagtcgggttatctcttttctgaaggatcgacacatggtcgagaaggggtgcttagcttatctagcctatattCGGGATACTACCATAGAGACTTCGGcaattgattcagtgcccatggtccgggagttctccgatatgtttccttctgatcttccaggcatgccactagatcgtgatattgatttttgtattgatttggctccaggtacccagcctatatctattccaccgtactgcATGGCTCTGAGAAAGatgaaggagcagcttgaggagttgctagcaaaagggtttgtcagaccgagtgtatcgccctgggtgcaccagtgttatttgtgaaaaaaaaagatgggactatgcggatgtgcattgtttaccgccagttgaacaaggttaccattaagaacaagtacccgttgccgcgtattgatgacttgtttgactagttgcagggtgttagggtgttctctgagatcgacttgagattggggtatcatcagctaaagattcgggattccgATGTCCCAAAgatggctttccggactagatatggccattatgagtttttagtgatgtcatttggcttgactaaagCCCTggcgacatttatggatttgatgaacagggtgttcaggccgtatattgattcgtttctcattgtcttcattgatgatattttgatctactcacgtagcatggaggagcacgagcagcatctgAGAGTGGTACtccagaccttgcgggaacagaagctatatgctaagttctccaagtatgagttggggctagattctgtggcattcttgagACATGttatatcgggcgagggtatgaaggttgatcctaagaagatcgaggcagttcagagttggcctcgtccaaCCACAACGACTGAGATCAGAAGCTTCATAGGGttaacaggttattatcatctgtttgtggagggcttctcatctattgcagcacctttgacgagattgacccagaagggtgctctgttcctaTGGTCCgacgattgtgaggcgagctttcagaagcttaagaccgcCTTGACTTCAGCACTGGTGTTAGTGTTTCCTTccagttcagggatgtatacggTGTATTGCAACGCTTCACGTGTTGActtgggttatgtattgatgcatGAGGGGTGAGTTATTACATATACTTCACGTCATCTGAAtacccacgagaagaattaccttgtacaTGATTTGGTGTTGGCAGCGAttattcatgctcttaagatcacgaggcattatctttatagggtgttctatgaggtttacaccaatcatcgcagcctgcaacatttgttcaagcagagggatctcaatttgaggcagtgcaTGTGGCTtaagttactgaaagattatgatatcaccatccttTATCACCCGAGCAAGgggaatgtagttgcagatgccttgagcagaaaggcagagagtataggtagtttggcattcatttcagtggaggagaggccactagctttggacattcagtccttagctaatagaattgtgaggttggatattttagagcccagccaaATTCTTGCATGCGTTGTCGCCCAGCTTGATGAtctgcacttgttggttctcagagagacggtactacagggtggtttAGGGGGGTTACTATCAGTGAGGATGGTATTTTGCGACttcagggtcgcctatgtgttcttAATGTTGATGGCCcgagggagaagatcctagaggaatcacacagttcttggtattatattcatccaggtgatatgaagatgtatcgcaacctgaggcagcattattgggggcgtcggatgaagaaggacatagttaagtatgttgcaaggtgtctaaattgccagcaggtcaagtatgagcatcataggctaggtggcctacttcagcggatgactatacttgagtggaaatgggagcgcattactatagactttgtagttgggttgccgcggaccttgcggaattttgatgcagtttgggtcattgttgataggttgaccaagtcggtacacttcattccggttgtgaccaggtatacttcagagaggttggcccagatttacattcaggagatagttcggttgcatggtgtgcctgtttccatcatatcagatagaggcccttagtttacttcacatttctggagagcagtacagagtgagttggggacccgggtagagctcagcacaacttttcatccgcacaccgacgggcagtcggagcggacaattcagatcttggaggacatgctcagagcatgtgtgattaacTTTCGAGGGTAGTGGGATcggttcttgcctttggccgagttttcttacaacaacagttatcagtccagtatcGAGATAactccatttgaggcattatatgatcggcgatgtcgttcacccatcagatggtttgagcccggcgaggctaagttatatggtactgatttggtgaaggatgccttggaaaaggtaaagttgattcaagaacgacttcgcacaacacagtacagttagaagagttatgcggatcaaagggcgcgtgatttatcatttatggtgagCGAGGAGCTTAttttgaaagtctcgccgatgaagggaatcatgagattagGGAAGAAAGTCAAATTTAGCCGAAGgattataggcccatttgaggtgttgaaacgatttagggaggttgcttatgagcttgctttgcctcccagtatatctggagttcatccggttttaaatgtgtctatgcttcggaggtatcatgccgaaaggtcgcatgtgttagacttcagcacggttcagctagatgaaaGCCTGGGTTATGAGTAGGAACCGGTTGCCATTGCTCACaggcaggtttgccagttgaggtccaagaagatttatgTGGTAAAAGTttagtggagaggccaaccagtcgaggaggtgacttgggaggccggggaggtcatgcagagcaaatatccacacttattcggcgcttcacgtatgattctagaccagttcgaggacgaacgtttatttaagagatggagaatgtaacgacccaaccggtcattttgctttctagaatcccgctcccctaaataagactcctcgtatgtgcttttactattttatgacttgcggagatggttagttcgggatttggaagggttcaggttgaaatcggaacacttggttccttagtttgacttaaaaaaggctaagtttgacttcggtcaatgtcttgagtaaacgacctcggaatcaagatttgacggttccaataggttagtatgatgattttggacttgggcgtttgttcgaatcgggttttggaagacctgggagcgtttcggcgcttgaTAGTTAAAGTtcactatttgaaggttttaatgttctttaaatttgggttggagtaggttcttgtgttatcgaggtccatttggaattccgagcctgggaatagttctgtatggtgatttaagacttacacgcaaAATTTAGTGTGATTCCGAGTAGTTTTAGTATGATTCGgtacgttcggagtaagtttgaagaacttgaagttcttgagttgaatcaatttggtttggggtatgattctttgttttgatattgttttatgcgTTCTGAGGGTTTGAACGAGTCCGTTTTacaatttcaaacttgttggtatgttcaggcgGGGCATTGGGGGCCCtgggtgttaatcggacgaggctcgaacCAAATTTGAACTTAGGAGCAATGATTGAAGCTTCTAGcctctggtgtaaccgcacctgcgcatggacAGCCGTAGGTGCAATCTCATAGAAGCGAGCAAGAAGCCGCAAAATCATTCCAGTGGGGGGCAGCtcagaagccgcagaagcggagttatTGGGCGCACCTGCGGGCGCGCAAGTGCGATGGATTAAGCCGCAGACGCGACGCgggagtcgcagaagcgggaaaatggTCCGCAGGTGCAGATTTTGGCTCAACTGGAAGAGACCGCATCTGCGAGGATTTTTCCGCTGATGCGGGACTGTAGAAGCGGGCGTACCTCCGCAAGTGCAAAAATCACAGAAGGTAGAACCTTCATTTAAATCGGGGTTTGAGTATTTTGACTcattttcttcattcttggggtgaattttggagcttttggagaggaGTTTTCACCTATCACTTTGACGTAAGTAATTCCCACCTAAtgtaagtttaatacatagattatgggtagattataatatataaattgtgaaaatcaagggtttagatgaaaaacctaggttttgataaaaatgagattttaaccatgaaaatggtttTTCGAATGGGATAAAAATTGTATACTTgagttcctaaggttatgggtaatgatttccttcaaaaattttcgaaatccgagcacgtgggcccagggtgaattttaggaattcttccaatttgggattgggtaatcactttaatagctagaatatgaacttttgagcacgtATTGATTATTCTatgtaatatttgactagtttcgagtcgtttggcaccgagttgagggtttAAAGCAAAACTGTGGACCAGAAAGTAAGCTTTGATACgtggtaagtctcttgcctaaccttgtaaaaaGGAACTCttccccttaggtgtatctttGTTGTGAATGatatgtgtggggagctacgtacgcactaggtgacgagagtccttgCCTAGCTATATTTTACATGATGTACGGGTAGACTTAGGTCTACACCATGCCTTGTTTTGAC
It includes:
- the LOC138894775 gene encoding uncharacterized protein; its protein translation is MGTSYELVVDIARRIEGARQRAREQAMRDTRFWYSGEFSRAPAGGMGEFVRGQSSKPTYPAPPPPRGAPVRPYFSAVPESSYRLPALQGSSSGYSGHRGQAFGHQSAVLRGCYECGDPSHMKRFYPRLQGKAVQRGHQSIITVPAAPSAVRPPRGGGQVGRGRPRGGGQTGEGQSSGAPARFYAFPARPDAVASDAVITCIISVCGRETSVLFDPGYTYLYVSYLFAHFLGVSRESLGTPVYVSTPVGNFVVVDRIYQSCIVNFYGYKTRADLLLLDMIEFEVILGMDWLSPYHAILHCHAKTVTLGMPEVPKLEWKGSSVSTPSRVISFLKDRHMVEKGCLAYLAYIRDTTIETSAIDSVPMVREFSDMFPSDLPGMPLDRDIDFCIDLAPGTQPISIPPYCMALRKMKEQLEELLAKGVFRPYIDSFLIVFIDDILIYSRSMEEHEQHLRVVLQTLREQKLYAKFSKYELGLDSVAFLRHVISGEGMKVDPKKIEAVQSWPRPTTTTEIRSFIGLTGYYHLFVEGFSSIAAPLTRLTQKGALFLWSDDCEASFQKLKTALTSALVLVFPSSSGMYTVYCNASRVDLGYVLMHEGVFYEVYTNHRSLQHLFKQRDLNLRQCMWLKLLKDYDITILYHPSKGNVVADALSRKAESIGSLAFISVEERPLALDIQSLANRIVRLDILEPSQILACVVAQLDDLHLLVLRETVLQGGLGGLLSVRMVSLGRLAYVLLVMVLLVERTIFDKMSGFLAFVAAIIAFCSARAALFLNTSISMDHFLKPPCQIGNVSIITT